Genomic window (Gammaproteobacteria bacterium):
TTCGTCACCCTGCAAGTCAACCATCGGCTGCGTGGCTGCATCGGCTCGCTGGAAGCCTATCGGCCCCTGACCCAGGACGTCGCCGCCAACGCCTACGCGGCGGCATTTTCAGATCCCCGTTTCTCACCGCTGAGCATGGCCGAATTCCATCAGTTACACCTCAGCATTTCCATTCTGACCGAACCACACCCAATCGAATTCAGCGACGAACCGGACCTGCTGCGCCAACTGCAGCCCGGCAAAGATGGCCTGATTCTGGAGTCGGGTCACCATCGCAGCACGTTTTTACCGTCAGTCTGGGAAACCCTGCCCGATAAAACCCTGTTCATCGAGCAACTCAAACGCAAGGCCGGCCTGCCAGAAAGCTACTGGTCAGACCAGCTGCGCGTATCGCGCTACCACACCGAAAGTTTCGGTTGCGACATCAAGCCAACAGATCAGGTCGCCTACAGCCATGGCCACTGATTCTGTGGTCAGTTGAGCTTGCTTTTGTCGATCGGCGCCAACGGCATGCTGAGCACTTCGATGCCTTCCTCGCGCAGTTCACTTAACTGATCGCCGCTGGCCACTCCGTGAATGTTGCGCTTTTCCGCCTCTCCGTAATGGATTTTCTTGGCTTCCTCGGCAAACCGGTTGCCCACGTCGTCGCTGTTGTGGC
Coding sequences:
- the amrA gene encoding AmmeMemoRadiSam system protein A codes for the protein MIREENQSLLLTIARRAIETGLQSPGSHYSPDERQLPAELKKNGATFVTLQVNHRLRGCIGSLEAYRPLTQDVAANAYAAAFSDPRFSPLSMAEFHQLHLSISILTEPHPIEFSDEPDLLRQLQPGKDGLILESGHHRSTFLPSVWETLPDKTLFIEQLKRKAGLPESYWSDQLRVSRYHTESFGCDIKPTDQVAYSHGH